In Edaphobacter paludis, a single window of DNA contains:
- a CDS encoding glycosyl hydrolase family 39, translated as MNLFSRHLPSVGSAVLLSFCMGLQSPAQAPSASKIETISVNTKAPTTPFPHFWEQTFGSGRAILSLRQDYREDLRTVKQATDFKSVRFHGIFMDDVGLYDPDRKPIKFAQMTNAEAAPEASDAGIYNFSYIDHIYDGLLANGVRPFVELSFMPKKMASDPNALHAFWYKQNVSPPKDYKLWDDMITAFAQHLVDRYGIDEVAQWDFEVWNEPNIDFWGGNPKQPTYFELYDHTARAIKKVNSRLRVGGPSTAQAAWVAAFLDHCKQNNIPVDFVSTHVYGNDTAKNVLGTDENIPRDRMVCRAVKMVHNEITASPYPKIPLIMSEYNASYANEPDVTDSIYMGPWLATTISQCDGLTQSMSYWSFSDVFEEQGVVRTPFYGGFGLLAEDDIPKPALNAFAMLHHLGDRRIKLDSDSALATRSADGSIAVALWNYAAPYGTGAAYTPPPATAAPSKTFILKLEGAASTAPIEIWRLDADHGNVLKTYDAMGRPAFPSRDQIAKLREAGKPSPPEASSLKNGSLTIAIPPQGLVLVKLGGKATD; from the coding sequence ATGAACTTATTTTCACGCCACCTACCGTCTGTGGGCTCAGCAGTCCTCCTCTCTTTCTGCATGGGGCTCCAATCTCCAGCCCAGGCCCCCAGCGCATCGAAGATAGAGACCATCAGCGTCAATACGAAAGCGCCCACCACTCCCTTCCCCCACTTCTGGGAACAGACCTTCGGCTCTGGCCGCGCCATCCTCTCGCTTCGTCAGGACTATCGCGAAGACCTCCGCACCGTAAAGCAAGCCACCGACTTCAAATCGGTTCGCTTCCACGGCATTTTCATGGATGACGTCGGTCTCTACGACCCCGACCGCAAGCCCATCAAGTTTGCCCAGATGACGAACGCCGAAGCGGCCCCCGAGGCATCGGATGCAGGAATCTACAACTTCTCTTACATCGACCATATCTACGATGGCCTTCTGGCCAATGGTGTCCGTCCTTTCGTCGAACTCAGCTTCATGCCGAAGAAGATGGCCTCCGACCCCAACGCGCTGCACGCCTTCTGGTACAAACAGAACGTCTCCCCGCCAAAGGACTATAAGCTCTGGGACGACATGATCACCGCCTTCGCCCAACATCTCGTCGACCGTTACGGCATTGACGAAGTAGCGCAGTGGGATTTCGAGGTCTGGAACGAGCCCAACATCGACTTCTGGGGCGGCAACCCGAAACAGCCCACCTACTTCGAGCTATACGATCACACCGCTCGCGCTATCAAGAAGGTCAACAGCCGCCTCCGCGTTGGCGGCCCCTCAACCGCGCAAGCCGCATGGGTCGCCGCATTCCTCGATCACTGCAAGCAGAACAATATCCCCGTCGATTTCGTCAGCACCCACGTCTACGGCAACGACACCGCAAAGAACGTCCTCGGCACCGACGAGAACATTCCCCGCGACCGCATGGTCTGCCGCGCCGTCAAGATGGTGCACAACGAAATCACCGCCTCGCCCTACCCCAAAATCCCGCTCATCATGAGCGAGTACAACGCCAGCTACGCCAACGAGCCCGACGTAACCGACAGCATCTACATGGGGCCCTGGCTGGCCACCACCATCAGCCAGTGCGACGGTCTTACCCAGTCCATGAGCTACTGGTCTTTCTCCGATGTCTTTGAAGAGCAGGGCGTCGTGCGCACACCGTTCTACGGCGGCTTCGGTCTTCTTGCTGAAGACGACATCCCCAAGCCCGCGCTTAACGCCTTTGCCATGCTTCACCATTTGGGCGACCGCCGTATTAAGCTTGACTCCGACTCCGCCCTCGCCACCCGCAGCGCGGACGGTTCCATCGCAGTCGCGCTTTGGAACTATGCGGCACCCTACGGCACTGGTGCGGCCTACACCCCTCCACCAGCGACCGCCGCCCCATCTAAAACCTTTATTCTCAAGCTGGAAGGCGCAGCCTCGACTGCACCTATAGAAATCTGGCGACTCGACGCCGACCACGGCAACGTGCTCAAGACCTACGACGCAATGGGGCGCCCCGCGTTCCCCAGCCGCGATCAAATCGCCAAACTCCGCGAAGCAGGCAAGCCCTCGCCGCCGGAAGCTTCATCACTCAAAAACGGCAGCCTCACTATCGCCATCCCACCGCAAGGCCTTGTCCTCGTCAAACTTGGCGGCAAGGCAACCGATTAA
- a CDS encoding VWA domain-containing protein encodes MLAVSTGLGLALAGVGAGAQGTNPAPEASAKTPTIEVDARLVNLPVVVRDKKNALVQTLAKEDFSLQVDGHPQTIRYFDKDTNLPLTLGLLVDTSRSVANMLDEERTASGAFLDGMLASDKDRAFVIQFAHQTELLQDLTASKPKLQAALKELEVDTSGSRDSSDTDSADNNQRRSARGGTTLYDAVFLASDELMAKQQGRKALVLLTDGVDRGSKESLTSAIEAAQRADTILYAIYFKGEQQRSQDNRGGFPGGGGRRGGGIGFPGGGYPGGGGGYPGGGGGRNGGGGYPGGGRGGETRVDGKKILERMTSETGGRVFEFSKKQTVADIYKQIAEELRAQYRLGFTPDKETASDGYHEIELTAPKDKNVFIQTRDGYYTGK; translated from the coding sequence ATGCTGGCTGTTTCAACTGGATTAGGGCTGGCGCTCGCTGGCGTGGGCGCTGGGGCGCAGGGGACGAATCCCGCACCGGAAGCGTCTGCGAAGACCCCCACCATCGAGGTGGATGCGCGGCTGGTCAATCTGCCGGTGGTCGTGCGCGACAAGAAAAACGCGCTGGTCCAGACTCTCGCCAAAGAGGATTTTTCCTTACAGGTGGACGGGCATCCGCAGACGATCCGCTACTTCGACAAGGACACCAACCTGCCGCTGACGCTGGGGTTGCTGGTCGACACCAGCCGTTCTGTCGCCAATATGCTCGATGAGGAGCGAACGGCAAGCGGTGCTTTTCTGGATGGGATGCTGGCATCCGATAAGGATCGGGCGTTTGTCATTCAGTTCGCGCATCAGACGGAGCTGTTGCAGGACCTGACTGCTTCGAAACCGAAGTTGCAGGCTGCGCTCAAGGAGCTTGAGGTGGACACCTCTGGCAGCCGAGATTCGAGCGACACGGATAGCGCGGACAACAACCAGCGGAGGTCCGCCCGAGGGGGAACAACGCTTTACGATGCGGTTTTCCTTGCTTCCGACGAACTGATGGCAAAGCAGCAAGGGCGAAAGGCTCTGGTGCTCTTGACCGATGGCGTGGATCGAGGAAGCAAGGAAAGCCTGACAAGCGCGATCGAGGCAGCGCAGCGGGCCGACACCATTCTTTACGCGATCTACTTCAAGGGAGAACAGCAACGAAGCCAAGACAACCGCGGCGGGTTTCCCGGCGGAGGCGGCAGGCGCGGCGGAGGCATCGGATTTCCAGGCGGCGGCTATCCGGGTGGGGGCGGAGGTTACCCTGGCGGAGGCGGTGGACGAAACGGGGGCGGTGGCTATCCGGGCGGTGGACGTGGTGGCGAAACCCGCGTCGATGGTAAGAAGATTCTGGAGCGAATGACAAGCGAGACTGGTGGGCGCGTATTTGAGTTCAGTAAGAAGCAGACCGTTGCAGATATCTATAAGCAGATCGCCGAGGAACTTCGCGCACAGTACCGACTTGGTTTCACTCCAGACAAAGAGACTGCCTCAGATGGATATCACGAAATCGAGTTGACGGCTCCCAAGGACAAGAACGTGTTTATCCAGACTCGAGATGGTTATTACACCGGCAAGTAG
- the ligA gene encoding NAD-dependent DNA ligase LigA produces the protein MAAALTPDQQIQALRDELRQHEYLYYVLDAPKLTDAQYDALMNRLKKLEAEHPDLITADSPTQRVGGKPREGFVKTPHSRPMLSLDNAYNEEELRAWDLRVREALPSSETVRYVCELKLDGLSLALHYAAGASGAAHLVRGLTRGDGSIGEDVTSNVRTIRSVPLSISVAKLKAAGLPQTFEVRGEVVLPQSAFVKMNEEREAQGLAPAANPRNAAAGTIRTLEPNIVAQRRLDFYAYFLLRDGEMLLESQSDTLESLRASGFRVNQYAKTVNDIDAVVKFIADAEPLRDTLGYEIDGVVIKVDATAQQRRLGFTGKAPRWAIAYKFAARAGITQLEDVLFQVGRTGKVTPVAALAPVSIGGTTVTRATLHNADEIARLGVRIGDFVQVERGGDVIPKIVMVVDDAVHPRGTKEIVFPEKCPVCGSDLKKVVGEVDWRCVNNSCPARVREELLHWAARGVMNIEGLGDAMVAQLLGQSAELGGGVDEAVTDEGAPVEIRKPLIHTIGDLYRLKREKLLGLERVGEKTADALLAQIEQSKSAGLARVLLGLGIRFVGERTAQLLAEHFGSMDALMNASAEELEAVNEVGPKVAQAIVEFFAVEKNLQLVRDLESLGLRLTAEKRVKTSTLEGLTFVLTGTLPNLTREAAKEKIESAGGKVSGSVSKKTSYVVAGEEAGSKLDKANSLGVSVIDEAGLLALVDG, from the coding sequence ATGGCGGCTGCTCTTACTCCCGATCAACAGATTCAGGCGTTGCGTGATGAGCTTCGTCAACATGAGTATCTTTATTATGTTCTGGATGCGCCGAAGCTGACTGACGCGCAGTATGACGCGCTAATGAATCGGCTGAAGAAGCTGGAGGCCGAGCATCCGGATCTGATCACGGCGGACTCGCCGACGCAGCGTGTGGGTGGCAAGCCGCGTGAGGGGTTTGTAAAGACACCGCACTCGCGGCCGATGTTGTCGCTGGACAATGCATATAACGAAGAGGAGCTGCGGGCATGGGACCTGCGGGTGCGCGAGGCGCTGCCAAGCTCGGAGACGGTGCGGTATGTGTGCGAGCTGAAGCTGGATGGACTTTCGCTGGCCTTGCATTATGCAGCGGGTGCATCTGGTGCGGCGCATCTGGTGCGGGGGCTTACGCGCGGGGATGGCTCGATTGGCGAGGACGTCACCAGCAATGTACGCACGATTCGATCGGTGCCCCTAAGTATTTCGGTGGCGAAGCTGAAGGCGGCGGGGTTGCCGCAGACGTTTGAGGTGCGGGGCGAGGTAGTGCTGCCCCAGTCGGCGTTCGTGAAGATGAATGAAGAGCGCGAGGCACAGGGGTTGGCGCCAGCGGCAAATCCGAGGAACGCAGCGGCTGGGACGATCCGCACGCTGGAGCCGAACATTGTGGCGCAGCGGCGGCTGGATTTCTACGCATACTTTTTGTTGCGGGATGGCGAGATGCTGTTGGAGTCGCAGTCGGATACGCTGGAGTCGCTACGGGCGTCGGGCTTCAGGGTAAATCAGTATGCGAAGACGGTGAATGACATCGATGCGGTGGTGAAGTTTATCGCCGATGCGGAGCCGCTACGCGACACGCTGGGCTATGAGATCGATGGCGTGGTGATTAAGGTGGACGCCACGGCGCAGCAGCGGCGGCTGGGGTTTACGGGCAAGGCTCCTCGATGGGCGATTGCTTATAAGTTCGCTGCGCGTGCGGGGATTACGCAGCTTGAGGATGTGTTGTTTCAGGTGGGTCGGACAGGCAAGGTGACTCCCGTAGCGGCGTTGGCGCCAGTGTCGATTGGCGGGACGACGGTGACGCGGGCGACGCTGCACAATGCGGATGAGATTGCCCGGCTGGGCGTTCGTATCGGCGACTTTGTACAGGTGGAGCGCGGCGGGGATGTGATTCCGAAGATCGTTATGGTGGTGGATGACGCGGTGCATCCTCGCGGGACTAAAGAGATTGTGTTTCCGGAGAAGTGTCCGGTGTGCGGAAGCGATCTGAAGAAAGTGGTGGGTGAGGTTGACTGGCGGTGCGTGAACAACTCATGTCCGGCACGGGTGCGAGAGGAGTTGCTGCATTGGGCAGCACGGGGTGTGATGAATATCGAAGGTCTGGGAGATGCGATGGTGGCGCAGCTGCTGGGCCAAAGTGCGGAGTTGGGTGGCGGAGTGGACGAAGCGGTGACGGATGAGGGTGCGCCGGTCGAGATTCGTAAACCGCTTATCCATACGATTGGCGATCTGTACCGGTTGAAGCGCGAGAAGCTATTGGGGCTGGAGCGCGTTGGGGAGAAGACGGCGGATGCGCTGCTGGCTCAGATTGAGCAATCGAAGAGCGCAGGGCTGGCACGAGTGCTGCTGGGGCTGGGAATACGGTTTGTAGGAGAGAGGACGGCGCAGCTTCTGGCAGAGCACTTCGGTTCGATGGATGCGTTAATGAACGCCTCGGCGGAGGAGTTGGAGGCTGTGAATGAGGTGGGACCAAAGGTGGCGCAGGCAATTGTGGAGTTCTTTGCGGTGGAGAAGAATCTGCAGTTGGTGCGTGACCTGGAGTCATTGGGCCTCAGGCTTACGGCTGAGAAGCGGGTTAAGACTTCGACGCTGGAAGGGCTGACGTTTGTGTTGACGGGGACGCTGCCGAATCTTACGCGGGAGGCGGCGAAGGAGAAGATCGAATCGGCCGGGGGGAAGGTTTCAGGTAGTGTCAGCAAGAAGACCAGCTATGTGGTTGCCGGAGAAGAGGCCGGATCGAAGCTGGATAAGGCCAATTCGCTGGGGGTTTCGGTGATCGATGAAGCCGGGTTGCTGGCGCTGGTGGATGGCTAA
- a CDS encoding glycine C-acetyltransferase has translation MSDIIRRPQLAHLTAQLDDLKQRGTYFKLRILEDEQAAVCTYDGKRVINLASNNYLGLCNHPKLREAAIAATQKYGVGSGAVRTIAGTMRIHMELEEKIAAFKGVEACVVFQSGFTANAGTVSSILGKDDFILSDELNHASIIDGARLSRAKIKVFRHKDVAHAEELLKEIQHEPGHKLLITDGVFSMDGDIGPVDKLCDLADKYGAIMMVDDAHASGVLGRNGRGSVDHFHCTQRVDVQVGTLSKAIGSLGGYVCGSRDLIDYLYHRARPFLFSTSHPPSVAATCIAAFDLLEAEPERIQRLWDNTNYFKQQLTAAGFDTGGRTTPASETPITPIIVGDGRQTMDFSRALFDAGLMATGIAFPTVPEGKARIRTIMTSEHTRGQVDQALEILTDTAKKMNILNP, from the coding sequence ATGAGCGACATAATCCGCCGACCACAGCTCGCGCACCTCACTGCCCAGCTCGACGACTTGAAACAGCGCGGGACTTACTTCAAACTTCGTATTCTCGAGGACGAGCAGGCTGCGGTCTGCACCTATGACGGTAAGCGGGTCATCAACCTCGCTTCCAACAACTACCTCGGTCTCTGCAATCATCCAAAGCTGCGTGAAGCGGCCATCGCCGCCACGCAGAAATACGGCGTCGGCTCGGGGGCAGTGCGCACTATCGCAGGGACGATGCGCATCCATATGGAGCTTGAAGAGAAGATCGCCGCCTTCAAAGGGGTCGAAGCCTGTGTCGTCTTTCAATCGGGGTTCACCGCCAATGCGGGCACCGTCTCGTCCATCCTCGGCAAAGACGACTTCATCCTCTCCGATGAACTGAACCATGCCAGCATCATCGATGGCGCTCGTCTTTCGCGTGCGAAGATCAAGGTCTTCCGCCACAAGGATGTCGCCCACGCCGAAGAACTCCTCAAAGAGATTCAGCACGAGCCGGGTCACAAACTTCTCATCACTGACGGCGTGTTTTCGATGGACGGCGACATCGGCCCCGTAGACAAGCTCTGCGACCTCGCCGACAAATACGGAGCCATCATGATGGTCGATGATGCCCACGCCTCAGGCGTGCTCGGCCGCAACGGGCGCGGCAGCGTCGATCACTTTCACTGTACGCAGCGCGTCGATGTGCAGGTAGGGACACTCTCCAAAGCCATTGGATCGCTCGGCGGGTATGTCTGCGGCAGCCGCGATCTCATCGACTACCTCTACCACCGCGCCCGTCCTTTTCTCTTTTCCACCTCGCATCCACCGTCTGTCGCGGCTACCTGCATCGCGGCGTTCGATCTGCTTGAGGCCGAACCTGAACGCATTCAGCGTCTCTGGGACAATACCAACTACTTCAAGCAGCAACTTACTGCCGCGGGCTTCGACACCGGGGGCCGCACAACGCCCGCCAGCGAAACGCCGATCACTCCCATCATCGTCGGCGATGGCCGACAGACGATGGACTTCAGCCGCGCTCTCTTCGACGCTGGCCTCATGGCCACGGGTATAGCCTTCCCCACCGTTCCCGAAGGCAAGGCCCGGATCCGCACCATTATGACCAGCGAGCACACCCGCGGGCAGGTCGATCAGGCGCTCGAGATCCTCACCGACACGGCAAAGAAGATGAACATCCTCAACCCATGA
- a CDS encoding TonB-dependent receptor, translating to MNIAGIERLAAPLSIQRLAKNLAVAVVAVLLSSTQVSAQNLTPSVWQGILRNKAGASMAGAVVHLKGKDRKIEAATGGDGHFLLEGVATGSYQLSVEVNDHTVEYARPINISDAAPEVVLTLSDQKSLAVSSLSEQHTATGGEALSSQAVSELPLNKRDFSQLLLLAAGTMTDTNGATNFTQQFAINGQRGVEAVFAMDGADISDPEMGGSTFSNFNVDAVQEIRSSSGWMPAEIGRGAAGFTNIITRSGSSGFHGSVFEFVRNSAFDARNYFDHASAEHPERIPPFRRNEFGFTNGGPIRIPGIYDGRGRTYYFGQYQGFRQVLGTTQVFPVPTAEERMGRDTTAFPGDTLIVPVDPGIAKVLARYPLPNLPTGSYGVHTYATSSKVVTNADQFSIRLDHNLSEKNHLFIRFNLNNLTGPTTNPDQTAIDPSFGIQYIDRQRNVVANFTRTVSPRFTMESSLSITRSTPSFPTPNRTDPGLKFSDGSFEAFNSAAGSVVTSFGNLFQGQQNFTVTTPRHSFKFGGEVRLNRDSSYFGTSPNGEYDFGGGTAYARADISSQSGTHDIHAGDPLPDTLTGLLSGSPFVYTVAVAPSYFSNGEHIGAAAVSRNTGTIYAQDSWKLNDHFVLDYGVRWEIYTPISERAKRTSSFLNVGDAQKFVVNPQPRYKTNLDGWGPRVQLTWRESQQLQFHAGGAVTVIPPNLWQDNYLTGSTPFVVYPRLTAAKGAPVPFGFQITPAQLPRAYTPAGVDIFASGNTKEVAPNTVMDVDRYQKDVAALTPSHVVSPLALGGIDRSFGNGTLYTWTAGLERSYGGLTADLNYVGTAGVKLPRTSFPNAYPGAASGFAPYTQFDSSGNVIGGFGLESIITATAHSTYHALQASLSGTVGHGGPSLQASYTWGKAIDDTSSVSGGLGATGAVAQAYSQDPFDTHPEKGPATFDVGQAFTLSAVQDLHTENWIGLDKVNRKVTAGWQVLGISTITSGSPFTVYSGVQQTGAGSYGADRPDQISKPHLSTARKIREDYFGRGANNASFFSIPINLPGGTGPNKGRFGTLGRNTFRGPAFYNYDFAFIKDTPFGKRKSGAELVNLQFRSEFFNLFNIVTMGLPANTLEGAGFGIISKTAGNSRQIQFSLKLIY from the coding sequence CCACTGGGTCCTACCAGCTTTCCGTTGAGGTGAATGATCACACCGTTGAATACGCTCGACCCATCAACATTTCCGATGCGGCACCGGAGGTTGTTCTTACGCTCTCGGACCAGAAGAGTCTCGCCGTAAGTTCGCTGAGCGAGCAGCATACGGCGACTGGCGGCGAGGCGCTTTCAAGTCAGGCGGTGAGCGAGCTTCCGCTGAACAAGCGCGACTTCAGCCAGTTGTTGCTGCTGGCCGCCGGAACCATGACGGATACGAACGGCGCCACCAATTTCACCCAGCAGTTTGCCATCAATGGTCAGCGCGGCGTGGAGGCCGTGTTCGCAATGGACGGCGCCGACATCAGCGATCCCGAGATGGGCGGCTCGACTTTCTCTAACTTCAACGTCGATGCAGTGCAGGAGATTCGGTCCAGTTCGGGATGGATGCCCGCAGAGATTGGCCGAGGCGCAGCCGGTTTCACCAACATCATTACCCGATCGGGTAGCAGCGGATTTCATGGGTCGGTATTCGAGTTTGTCAGAAACTCCGCGTTCGATGCTCGCAACTACTTCGATCACGCTTCGGCTGAACATCCCGAGCGGATTCCGCCGTTTCGCCGGAACGAGTTCGGATTTACAAATGGCGGCCCCATACGCATACCCGGTATCTACGATGGGCGCGGCAGGACATACTATTTTGGGCAATATCAGGGCTTTCGACAGGTACTTGGAACCACCCAGGTCTTCCCCGTACCCACGGCAGAAGAGCGCATGGGGAGAGACACGACGGCCTTTCCCGGAGATACGCTAATCGTGCCTGTGGACCCTGGCATCGCCAAGGTTCTGGCACGATACCCGTTGCCTAATCTTCCGACCGGTTCGTATGGGGTGCACACCTATGCGACTTCATCCAAGGTAGTCACTAACGCGGACCAATTCTCCATTCGACTGGACCACAATCTCTCCGAAAAAAATCACCTCTTCATCAGATTCAACCTCAACAATCTGACCGGGCCCACCACCAATCCTGACCAGACCGCGATTGATCCTTCGTTTGGCATTCAATACATCGACAGACAGAGAAATGTAGTCGCGAATTTCACCCGCACAGTATCGCCACGTTTCACAATGGAATCATCCCTGAGCATTACGCGGAGTACACCCTCGTTCCCTACCCCAAACCGAACTGATCCAGGGCTGAAATTCAGTGACGGATCTTTCGAGGCTTTCAATTCTGCCGCGGGATCCGTCGTGACCTCGTTTGGCAATTTATTTCAGGGACAGCAGAACTTCACTGTAACCACACCACGCCATTCCTTTAAATTTGGCGGCGAGGTTCGTTTGAACCGGGACAGCTCGTACTTCGGCACCAGCCCGAACGGCGAATATGATTTCGGCGGCGGCACCGCATATGCGCGAGCCGATATATCCTCGCAGAGCGGAACCCATGATATCCACGCCGGCGATCCATTGCCGGATACGTTAACCGGGCTGCTTTCGGGAAGCCCCTTTGTCTACACGGTTGCGGTTGCACCGAGCTATTTCTCTAACGGAGAACATATTGGAGCAGCAGCAGTCAGCCGAAACACGGGAACTATTTACGCGCAGGATAGCTGGAAGCTGAATGATCACTTTGTCCTCGACTATGGAGTCCGTTGGGAGATCTATACACCGATCTCAGAGCGTGCGAAGCGAACATCGAGCTTCTTAAACGTGGGCGACGCGCAAAAATTTGTTGTCAACCCGCAGCCGAGGTACAAAACAAACCTTGACGGCTGGGGACCGCGAGTACAGCTGACATGGCGCGAATCACAGCAGTTGCAATTTCATGCGGGCGGCGCCGTGACTGTCATTCCGCCAAACCTCTGGCAGGACAACTACCTTACCGGATCCACGCCGTTTGTCGTCTACCCCAGACTGACGGCGGCAAAGGGAGCACCCGTTCCATTTGGCTTCCAAATTACTCCTGCGCAGTTACCTCGTGCTTATACACCAGCGGGCGTAGACATCTTCGCGAGCGGCAATACAAAGGAAGTGGCTCCCAACACGGTCATGGATGTTGATCGTTACCAGAAGGATGTAGCGGCGCTTACGCCAAGCCATGTCGTCAGCCCACTCGCGCTCGGCGGAATTGACCGGTCCTTTGGCAATGGAACGTTATACACCTGGACCGCTGGCCTGGAGAGGAGCTACGGAGGTCTGACCGCCGATCTGAACTACGTCGGAACGGCGGGAGTAAAGCTGCCGCGAACAAGTTTTCCGAACGCCTATCCCGGCGCAGCTTCTGGCTTCGCCCCCTACACGCAGTTCGACTCTTCGGGCAACGTTATCGGCGGATTCGGCCTCGAAAGCATCATTACGGCGACGGCCCACTCGACGTATCACGCGCTGCAGGCTTCCCTCTCTGGAACGGTGGGGCATGGAGGCCCCAGCCTTCAGGCCAGCTATACCTGGGGCAAGGCGATCGACGACACAAGCTCAGTCTCCGGCGGGTTGGGAGCAACCGGCGCTGTGGCTCAAGCCTACTCGCAAGATCCCTTCGACACCCATCCTGAAAAGGGCCCCGCGACGTTTGATGTTGGGCAGGCTTTTACGTTGAGCGCAGTTCAGGATCTCCATACCGAAAATTGGATTGGCCTCGACAAAGTCAATCGCAAGGTAACCGCCGGATGGCAGGTTCTGGGCATCTCGACGATCACGAGCGGCTCTCCGTTCACCGTCTACTCCGGTGTCCAGCAGACAGGTGCTGGTTCTTACGGTGCTGACCGCCCGGACCAGATCTCAAAACCTCACCTTTCTACAGCAAGAAAAATCCGCGAAGACTACTTTGGAAGGGGCGCGAACAATGCTTCTTTCTTCTCGATCCCGATCAATCTACCTGGCGGCACTGGCCCGAACAAAGGCCGATTCGGAACTCTTGGAAGAAATACGTTTCGCGGCCCAGCCTTTTACAACTACGACTTCGCCTTCATCAAGGACACACCTTTCGGCAAGCGAAAGAGTGGAGCAGAACTGGTAAATTTACAATTTCGTTCGGAGTTCTTCAACCTCTTCAACATCGTGACGATGGGGCTTCCCGCCAACACACTTGAGGGTGCCGGGTTCGGCATCATCAGTAAGACCGCGGGCAATTCGCGCCAGATTCAATTTTCTTTGAAGCTTATCTATTGA